The proteins below come from a single Capricornis sumatraensis isolate serow.1 chromosome 14, serow.2, whole genome shotgun sequence genomic window:
- the LAD1 gene encoding ladinin-1 translates to MSVSRKSWAALSSLTRQWTLEDEEEQERERRRRHRNLSVATDDEDPPAPERLLSVEEAEGPQPPAPDPRDEEDVRAVLRTRQERRQRRREAPVSEPREAGHPPPAPEERVQSPSGRRLSPQRGSTDEGGLAGRAPAGSEKPSAAGKTLQPEVSLDPETPSPSKCSVSQKIAVLDERAFSGKRVVPDKASVSEKRLVSEKATVFEKTLAPETQLAPGRAMAPAQPQAREHPASVERPPSPRGQRGAGGAGPEKEPESSAGPLPRAGSLPPVTLQVRTPSMEAEAEPPSPTRASPTFSSALQRSSPRTISFRMSPRRDSSEVALTRSASVRIPASSVKLGPKLERYHSAIQRSGSVKSSSPSRTEFLVAPVDVASKRHLFEKELVGQSREGPASSRKENLQLSGVVTSRLNVWISRTQELAQQGPQNQETQRESAAGRRPQWRKKPEPPLGAEV, encoded by the exons ATGTCGGTCAGCAGGAAGAGCTGGGCCGCTCTGTCCAG CCTGACCCGGCAGTGGACCCTGGAGGATGAGGAGGAACAGGAGCGAGAACGCCGGCGGCGACACCGGAACCTGAGCGTTGCCACGGACGACGAGGACCCGCCGGCCCCCGAGAG ACTGCTGAGCGTGGAGGAAGCAGAGGGGCCCCAGCCACCAGCCCCAGACCCCAGAGATGAGGAGGATGTCCGGGCCGTCCTGAGGACGCGGCAGGAACGGAGGCAGAGGCGCCGGGAG GCCCCCGTCTCGGAGCCGCGGGAGGCCGGGCATCCACCCCCGGCCCCCGAGGAGCGGGTGCAGTCGCCGTCCGGCCGGAGACTGAGCCCGCAGCGTGGCTCCACGGATGAAGGGGGCCTGGCAGGCAGGGCGCCTGCGGGCTCCGAGAAGCCGTCTGCTGCAGGGAAGACACTTCAGCCGGAAGTGAGCCTGGATCCTGAGACCCCCAGCCCCAGTAAATGCTCCGTGTCCCAGAAGATTGCTGTGCTGGATGAGAGAGCCTTCTCAGGAAAGAGGGTGGTTCCAGACAAAGCCAGTGTCTCGGAGAAGAGACTGGTGTCTGAGAAAGCCACTGTCTTCGAGAAGACGCTGGCCCCCGAGACGCAGCTGGCCCCAGGCAGGGCCATGGCCCCAGCGCAGCCCCAGGCCCGGGAGCACCCAGCCTCAGTGGAGCGCCCGCCCAGCCCCAGGGGGCAGCGGGGTGCTGGGGGCGCTGGGCCTGAGAAGGAGCCTGAGTCCTCGGCGGGGCCTCTGCCCCGGGCTGGCAGCCTCCCGCCTGTCACTCTGCAG GTGAGGACCCCCAGCATGGAGGCTGAGGCAGAGCCCCCCTCGCCGACACGGGCCTCGCCCACCTTCAGCAGTGCCCTGCAGCGCTCCAGCCCCCGCACCATCTCCTTCAGG atGAGCCCCCGGAGAGACAGCTCAGAGGTGGCCTTAACCCGCAG CGCCAGCGTGAGGATCCCGGCTAGCTCAGTCAAATTAGGCCCGAAGCTGGAGCGATACCACTCAGCCATACAG AGATCAGGGTCTGTCAAGAGTTCAAGCCCATCCCGCACTGAGTTCCTCGTGGCTCCTGTGGATGTTGCCAGCAAGCGCCACCTCTTCGAGAAAGAGCTGGTGGGCCAGAGCCGAGAGGGCCCAGCCTCCAGCCGCAAG GAGAACTTGCAGCTCTCAGGGGTGGTGACGTCACGGCTCAATGTGTGGATCAGCAGGACCCAGGAGTTAGCGCAGCAGGGCCCGCAG AACCAGGAGACGCAGAGAGAGTCGGCAGCTGGCAGGAGGCCCCAGTGGAGGAAGAAGCCAGAGCCCCCGCTGGGTGCCGAG GTGTGA
- the TNNT2 gene encoding troponin T, cardiac muscle isoform X3 — protein MSDVEEMVDEYEEQEEAAVEEHEEAVEEEAGGEAEAGEPSAAEDGEEEEGREAEDGPVEESKPKPRPFMPNLVPPKIPDGERVDFDDIHRKRMEKDLNELQTLIEAHFENRKKEEEELVSLKDRIEKRRAERAEQQRIRTEREKERQARLAEERARREEEESRRKAEDEARKKKALSNMMHFGGYIQKVGASERKSGKRQTEREKKKKILAERRKVLAIDHLNEDQLREKARELWQSIYDLEAEKFDLQEKFKQQKYEINVLRNRVNDNQKVSKTRGKAKVTGRWK, from the exons aTGTCGGACGTGGAAGAGATGGTGGACGAGTATGA GGAGCAGGAAG AAGCAGCCGTGGAAG AGCACGAGGAGGCGGTggaagaggaggctggaggcGAGGCTGAGGCTGGGGAGCCCAGTGCCGCAG AagatggagaagaggaggaaggtagAGAGGCTGAAG ATGGCCCGGTGGAGGAGTCCAAGCCCAAGCCCAG gcccttcaTGCCCAACTTGGTGCCGCCCAAGATCCCTGATGGAGAGAGGGTGGACTTCGAT GACATACACCGGAAGCGTATGGAGAAGGACCTCAACGAGCTGCAGACGCTGATCGAGGCGCATTTCGAGAACcgcaagaaggaggaggaggagctggtcTCCCTCAAAGACAGGATA GAGAAGCGGCGGGCAGAACGCGCTGAGCAGCAGCGCATCCGCACGGAGCGCGAGAAGGAGCGGCAGGCGCGCCTGGCG GAGGAGCGCGCCCGccgagaggaggaggagagccgCAGGAAGGCGGAGGACGAGGCGCGCAAGAAGAAGGCTCTGTCCAACATGATGCACTTCGGGGGCTACATCCAGAAGGTGGGGGCCTCCG AGCGTAAAAGTGGGAAGAGACAGACAGAGcgggagaagaagaagaagattctGGCTGAGCGGAGGAAGGTGCTGGCCATCGACCACCTAAACGAAGACCAGCTGAG GGAGAAGGCCCGGGAGCTCTGGCAGAGCATCTATGACCTGGAGGCGGAGAAGTTCGACCTGCAGGAGAAGTTCAAGCAGCAGAAATACGAG ATCAATGTTCTCCGGAACAGGGTCAACGACAATCAGAAAGT ctCCAAGACCCGAGGGAAGGCCAAGGTCACCGGGCGCTGGAAGTAG
- the TNNT2 gene encoding troponin T, cardiac muscle isoform X5 — translation MSDVEEMVDEYEEQEEAAVEEHEEAVEEEAGGEAEAGEPSAADGEEEEGREAEDGPVEESKPKPRPFMPNLVPPKIPDGERVDFDDIHRKRMEKDLNELQTLIEAHFENRKKEEEELVSLKDRIEKRRAERAEQQRIRTEREKERQARLAEERARREEEESRRKAEDEARKKKALSNMMHFGGYIQKVGASERKSGKRQTEREKKKKILAERRKVLAIDHLNEDQLREKARELWQSIYDLEAEKFDLQEKFKQQKYEINVLRNRVNDNQKVSKTRGKAKVTGRWK, via the exons aTGTCGGACGTGGAAGAGATGGTGGACGAGTATGA GGAGCAGGAAG AAGCAGCCGTGGAAG AGCACGAGGAGGCGGTggaagaggaggctggaggcGAGGCTGAGGCTGGGGAGCCCAGTGCCGCAG atggagaagaggaggaaggtagAGAGGCTGAAG ATGGCCCGGTGGAGGAGTCCAAGCCCAAGCCCAG gcccttcaTGCCCAACTTGGTGCCGCCCAAGATCCCTGATGGAGAGAGGGTGGACTTCGAT GACATACACCGGAAGCGTATGGAGAAGGACCTCAACGAGCTGCAGACGCTGATCGAGGCGCATTTCGAGAACcgcaagaaggaggaggaggagctggtcTCCCTCAAAGACAGGATA GAGAAGCGGCGGGCAGAACGCGCTGAGCAGCAGCGCATCCGCACGGAGCGCGAGAAGGAGCGGCAGGCGCGCCTGGCG GAGGAGCGCGCCCGccgagaggaggaggagagccgCAGGAAGGCGGAGGACGAGGCGCGCAAGAAGAAGGCTCTGTCCAACATGATGCACTTCGGGGGCTACATCCAGAAGGTGGGGGCCTCCG AGCGTAAAAGTGGGAAGAGACAGACAGAGcgggagaagaagaagaagattctGGCTGAGCGGAGGAAGGTGCTGGCCATCGACCACCTAAACGAAGACCAGCTGAG GGAGAAGGCCCGGGAGCTCTGGCAGAGCATCTATGACCTGGAGGCGGAGAAGTTCGACCTGCAGGAGAAGTTCAAGCAGCAGAAATACGAG ATCAATGTTCTCCGGAACAGGGTCAACGACAATCAGAAAGT ctCCAAGACCCGAGGGAAGGCCAAGGTCACCGGGCGCTGGAAGTAG
- the TNNT2 gene encoding troponin T, cardiac muscle isoform X2, which produces MSDVEEMVDEYEEQEEHEEAVEEEAGGEAEAGEPSAAEDGEEEEGREAEDGPVEESKPKPRPFMPNLVPPKIPDGERVDFDDIHRKRMEKDLNELQTLIEAHFENRKKEEEELVSLKDRIEKRRAERAEQQRIRTEREKERQARLAEERARREEEESRRKAEDEARKKKALSNMMHFGGYIQKVGASERKSGKRQTEREKKKKILAERRKVLAIDHLNEDQLREKARELWQSIYDLEAEKFDLQEKFKQQKYEINVLRNRVNDNQKVSKTRGKAKVTGRWK; this is translated from the exons aTGTCGGACGTGGAAGAGATGGTGGACGAGTATGA GGAGCAGGAAG AGCACGAGGAGGCGGTggaagaggaggctggaggcGAGGCTGAGGCTGGGGAGCCCAGTGCCGCAG AagatggagaagaggaggaaggtagAGAGGCTGAAG ATGGCCCGGTGGAGGAGTCCAAGCCCAAGCCCAG gcccttcaTGCCCAACTTGGTGCCGCCCAAGATCCCTGATGGAGAGAGGGTGGACTTCGAT GACATACACCGGAAGCGTATGGAGAAGGACCTCAACGAGCTGCAGACGCTGATCGAGGCGCATTTCGAGAACcgcaagaaggaggaggaggagctggtcTCCCTCAAAGACAGGATA GAGAAGCGGCGGGCAGAACGCGCTGAGCAGCAGCGCATCCGCACGGAGCGCGAGAAGGAGCGGCAGGCGCGCCTGGCG GAGGAGCGCGCCCGccgagaggaggaggagagccgCAGGAAGGCGGAGGACGAGGCGCGCAAGAAGAAGGCTCTGTCCAACATGATGCACTTCGGGGGCTACATCCAGAAGGTGGGGGCCTCCG AGCGTAAAAGTGGGAAGAGACAGACAGAGcgggagaagaagaagaagattctGGCTGAGCGGAGGAAGGTGCTGGCCATCGACCACCTAAACGAAGACCAGCTGAG GGAGAAGGCCCGGGAGCTCTGGCAGAGCATCTATGACCTGGAGGCGGAGAAGTTCGACCTGCAGGAGAAGTTCAAGCAGCAGAAATACGAG ATCAATGTTCTCCGGAACAGGGTCAACGACAATCAGAAAGT ctCCAAGACCCGAGGGAAGGCCAAGGTCACCGGGCGCTGGAAGTAG
- the TNNT2 gene encoding troponin T, cardiac muscle isoform X1 has protein sequence MSDVEEMVDEYEEQEEAAVEEHEEAVEEEAGGEAEAGEPSAAEDGEEEEGREAEDGPVEESKPKPRPFMPNLVPPKIPDGERVDFDDIHRKRMEKDLNELQTLIEAHFENRKKEEEELVSLKDRIEKRRAERAEQQRIRTEREKERQARLAEERARREEEESRRKAEDEARKKKALSNMMHFGGYIQKTERKSGKRQTEREKKKKILAERRKVLAIDHLNEDQLREKARELWQSIYDLEAEKFDLQEKFKQQKYEINVLRNRVNDNQKVSKTRGKAKVTGRWK, from the exons aTGTCGGACGTGGAAGAGATGGTGGACGAGTATGA GGAGCAGGAAG AAGCAGCCGTGGAAG AGCACGAGGAGGCGGTggaagaggaggctggaggcGAGGCTGAGGCTGGGGAGCCCAGTGCCGCAG AagatggagaagaggaggaaggtagAGAGGCTGAAG ATGGCCCGGTGGAGGAGTCCAAGCCCAAGCCCAG gcccttcaTGCCCAACTTGGTGCCGCCCAAGATCCCTGATGGAGAGAGGGTGGACTTCGAT GACATACACCGGAAGCGTATGGAGAAGGACCTCAACGAGCTGCAGACGCTGATCGAGGCGCATTTCGAGAACcgcaagaaggaggaggaggagctggtcTCCCTCAAAGACAGGATA GAGAAGCGGCGGGCAGAACGCGCTGAGCAGCAGCGCATCCGCACGGAGCGCGAGAAGGAGCGGCAGGCGCGCCTGGCG GAGGAGCGCGCCCGccgagaggaggaggagagccgCAGGAAGGCGGAGGACGAGGCGCGCAAGAAGAAGGCTCTGTCCAACATGATGCACTTCGGGGGCTACATCCAGAAG ACAGAGCGTAAAAGTGGGAAGAGACAGACAGAGcgggagaagaagaagaagattctGGCTGAGCGGAGGAAGGTGCTGGCCATCGACCACCTAAACGAAGACCAGCTGAG GGAGAAGGCCCGGGAGCTCTGGCAGAGCATCTATGACCTGGAGGCGGAGAAGTTCGACCTGCAGGAGAAGTTCAAGCAGCAGAAATACGAG ATCAATGTTCTCCGGAACAGGGTCAACGACAATCAGAAAGT ctCCAAGACCCGAGGGAAGGCCAAGGTCACCGGGCGCTGGAAGTAG
- the TNNT2 gene encoding troponin T, cardiac muscle isoform X4 has product MSDVEEMVDEYEEQEEHEEAVEEEAGGEAEAGEPSAAEDGEEEEGREAEDGPVEESKPKPRPFMPNLVPPKIPDGERVDFDDIHRKRMEKDLNELQTLIEAHFENRKKEEEELVSLKDRIEKRRAERAEQQRIRTEREKERQARLAEERARREEEESRRKAEDEARKKKALSNMMHFGGYIQKAQTERKSGKRQTEREKKKKILAERRKVLAIDHLNEDQLREKARELWQSIYDLEAEKFDLQEKFKQQKYEINVLRNRVNDNQKVSKTRGKAKVTGRWK; this is encoded by the exons aTGTCGGACGTGGAAGAGATGGTGGACGAGTATGA GGAGCAGGAAG AGCACGAGGAGGCGGTggaagaggaggctggaggcGAGGCTGAGGCTGGGGAGCCCAGTGCCGCAG AagatggagaagaggaggaaggtagAGAGGCTGAAG ATGGCCCGGTGGAGGAGTCCAAGCCCAAGCCCAG gcccttcaTGCCCAACTTGGTGCCGCCCAAGATCCCTGATGGAGAGAGGGTGGACTTCGAT GACATACACCGGAAGCGTATGGAGAAGGACCTCAACGAGCTGCAGACGCTGATCGAGGCGCATTTCGAGAACcgcaagaaggaggaggaggagctggtcTCCCTCAAAGACAGGATA GAGAAGCGGCGGGCAGAACGCGCTGAGCAGCAGCGCATCCGCACGGAGCGCGAGAAGGAGCGGCAGGCGCGCCTGGCG GAGGAGCGCGCCCGccgagaggaggaggagagccgCAGGAAGGCGGAGGACGAGGCGCGCAAGAAGAAGGCTCTGTCCAACATGATGCACTTCGGGGGCTACATCCAGAAG GCCCAG ACAGAGCGTAAAAGTGGGAAGAGACAGACAGAGcgggagaagaagaagaagattctGGCTGAGCGGAGGAAGGTGCTGGCCATCGACCACCTAAACGAAGACCAGCTGAG GGAGAAGGCCCGGGAGCTCTGGCAGAGCATCTATGACCTGGAGGCGGAGAAGTTCGACCTGCAGGAGAAGTTCAAGCAGCAGAAATACGAG ATCAATGTTCTCCGGAACAGGGTCAACGACAATCAGAAAGT ctCCAAGACCCGAGGGAAGGCCAAGGTCACCGGGCGCTGGAAGTAG